A window of the Rhizobium sp. 9140 genome harbors these coding sequences:
- a CDS encoding tyrosine-type recombinase/integrase: MSVATLPSLIQRFFTDRLRIQMEASPHTIAGYRDTFRLLLRYASARHSKPPVKLTIEDIDADLVADFLVYTETARGNSARSRNTRLAAIRSFFRYVAMSDPTWLLQCQRILAMPNKRYVRREVTFLDTNEIAALLAAPDRQTWAGRRDHALLLLAVQTGLRASELVGLKCADVVLGSGAHIRCMGKGRKERATPLRRETAKLLAVWIGDGDKGRPLFPSIRGEPLSHDALEHLVRKHCLTASRTCPSIGCKRVTQHTLRHSTAMDLLHHGVDPAVIALWLGHENVETTQIYIHADMRMKEKALARVAAPATPSGRFRPDDNLLAFLEGL; encoded by the coding sequence ATGAGTGTTGCTACCTTGCCTTCGTTAATCCAGCGCTTCTTCACTGACCGGCTCCGCATCCAGATGGAAGCGAGCCCCCATACGATTGCCGGCTACCGGGATACGTTCCGACTTTTGTTGCGGTACGCAAGTGCACGACACAGCAAGCCGCCGGTCAAGTTGACGATCGAAGATATCGACGCCGATCTGGTTGCCGACTTCCTCGTCTATACTGAGACTGCCCGAGGCAACAGCGCACGCAGCAGAAACACCAGGCTCGCCGCGATCAGATCCTTCTTCCGCTATGTCGCGATGAGCGACCCGACTTGGCTGCTACAATGTCAGCGGATCCTCGCCATGCCCAACAAGCGCTACGTGCGGCGCGAGGTGACGTTCCTCGACACCAACGAAATCGCTGCCTTGCTGGCAGCGCCTGACCGGCAGACATGGGCGGGGCGACGCGACCATGCCCTGCTGTTACTCGCGGTACAAACCGGGCTCAGGGCCTCCGAGCTGGTCGGTCTCAAGTGTGCTGACGTGGTACTCGGATCCGGCGCTCATATCCGCTGCATGGGAAAGGGCAGGAAGGAGCGCGCCACCCCGCTTCGCCGTGAAACGGCCAAGCTCCTGGCCGTTTGGATCGGGGACGGTGACAAGGGCAGGCCGCTATTCCCATCGATCAGAGGGGAGCCGCTGAGCCACGATGCCCTTGAGCATCTCGTGCGCAAACATTGCCTGACGGCATCACGCACGTGCCCCAGCATTGGCTGCAAGCGGGTTACGCAGCATACGCTGCGCCACAGTACGGCGATGGACCTGCTCCATCACGGCGTCGATCCTGCGGTCATCGCGCTCTGGCTTGGTCACGAAAACGTCGAGACCACCCAGATCTACATCCATGCCGACATGCGAATGAAGGAAAAGGCGCTTGCCCGCGTCGCGGCCCCGGCAACGCCTTCGGGGCGGTTCCGGCCAGACGATAACCTGCTCGCCTTCCTGGAAGGGCTCTGA
- a CDS encoding tyrosine-type recombinase/integrase, translated as MGVWGKVERLVDSVITASSITILELRSAEGLDAHVPMILRDGALYDPDLDRFLRDLPLNGVRSRHSLRAYGYDVLVWARFLSEACAKTIWQADRYDVLAYHRVRRRADAGQRISAASWNRAVACLDRLYRWGVQEGLIADVPFTHRSVWRQGYGGRRSQVVARNDAYEPAARRADVSFVTLDDYRRFRDVGLKTLLPDGHARPGARDRNGIRNALFSDLLVTAGLRLEEASSLFTSDLVFADHRAGRQVWLDLPDAQTKGDRGRQILVPARLLEQVRAYVDVERARAVTKFQQRSAWRSVDRPIFVHRDRDAARLRLLDGGDIVLDLLNPEERGRIIICDSEGTPSEPAILWLSEIGLPVQPNSWEVAFARASSRCRSFGFDISISPHQLRHTFAVHMLAMLIQHRLRDAALPAGAMEGYRQVLGDPLQQVQRLLGHASLTTTYIYLDHIATRADTVDAAVEELLGLLPSEAML; from the coding sequence ATGGGGGTCTGGGGGAAGGTTGAACGACTTGTGGACAGTGTAATCACAGCTTCAAGCATTACTATTCTGGAGCTCAGATCAGCGGAGGGTCTGGACGCGCATGTCCCGATGATCCTCCGCGACGGGGCACTATACGATCCTGATCTGGATCGCTTTTTGCGCGACCTCCCTCTCAACGGCGTTCGCTCCCGCCATTCTCTCCGTGCCTATGGCTATGACGTTCTCGTCTGGGCTCGCTTTCTATCGGAAGCCTGCGCCAAGACGATATGGCAGGCTGACCGGTATGATGTCCTTGCCTATCATCGCGTCCGACGCCGCGCCGACGCGGGTCAACGCATTTCCGCTGCGTCCTGGAATCGCGCCGTTGCCTGTCTCGATCGGCTATATCGCTGGGGGGTGCAGGAAGGACTGATTGCGGACGTACCCTTCACGCATCGCTCGGTCTGGAGGCAGGGGTACGGTGGGCGCCGGTCGCAGGTGGTAGCGCGGAACGATGCCTATGAACCTGCCGCGCGTCGAGCGGACGTCAGTTTCGTCACGCTCGATGACTACCGACGGTTTCGGGATGTTGGCCTAAAAACGCTTTTGCCTGACGGCCACGCACGCCCTGGCGCCCGAGATCGCAACGGTATCCGCAATGCGCTGTTCTCGGATCTCCTGGTGACTGCAGGGCTTCGCCTTGAAGAAGCGTCGTCTCTCTTCACCTCCGATCTCGTCTTCGCCGATCACCGTGCCGGCCGTCAGGTCTGGCTGGATTTGCCAGATGCCCAAACCAAGGGTGATCGCGGCCGCCAGATTCTTGTTCCCGCTCGACTGCTCGAGCAGGTGCGCGCCTATGTCGATGTCGAACGTGCTCGTGCCGTTACGAAGTTCCAGCAACGCTCTGCATGGCGGTCGGTCGACCGACCGATCTTCGTTCATCGGGATCGGGATGCTGCCCGGCTGCGGTTGCTTGATGGCGGCGATATCGTACTCGACCTGCTCAACCCGGAGGAACGCGGTCGGATCATTATTTGCGACAGCGAGGGCACACCGAGCGAACCGGCGATATTATGGCTTTCGGAGATCGGCTTGCCGGTGCAGCCGAACTCATGGGAAGTCGCTTTCGCGCGTGCCTCCAGCCGGTGCAGATCCTTCGGTTTCGATATCAGCATCAGCCCGCACCAGCTCCGTCACACCTTCGCCGTTCACATGCTGGCGATGCTCATTCAGCACCGCCTCCGCGATGCTGCCTTGCCTGCCGGGGCGATGGAGGGATATCGGCAAGTTCTTGGCGATCCTCTCCAGCAGGTGCAACGGCTTCTGGGCCATGCCAGCCTGACGACAACATATATTTACTTGGACCACATCGCGACGCGCGCCGATACCGTCGATGCGGCTGTTGAAGAACTCCTGGGACTGCTCCCCTCGGAGGCCATGCTATGA
- a CDS encoding integrase — MTGLSPAASSRHYERPVLATAPLKPGFDRDALSRYCDPSWDLGPAVFRESARRCHVTVHFGSVEDTGVREALRELLYARLNVDLPGHRRILPPGSVRQAFNRARRFFDFVRDELGVVDLHRVDQPLLDRYARHLSADRARRPVIVAQLLEVPADLFFYRDHLPSGGLRFQPWTGRSPARVAGYRQVRENRTPRIPETIISPLLAWSIRYVTKFAADIFAAREELDNLEAHCASLIEQDSVLERKDRRRQQRKRLEDYFGRLRSEGRGVPVWGTAHNGIFLRHPETGELSPPVNAHLLHLHIGIDTLAEPKMHIQLTNGAPRQIRAAVLELGVETGGMNTPVSILPETGKPWRSRFDARTLATEERMLQSAAYILCAYLTGMRDCEVQAMRRGCLSVARSKDGMIMRHCVRSVAYKGKSARGEPAEWVTIEPVARAVEVLERLSFPAASARGLTTLWPVLIARPVCKDHLSAEIVRQLNRFRDHLNDLFATPDTPAVPNGPGDQPWRITTRQFRRTIAWHIANRPFGTIAGMIQYKHASVAAFEGYAGSSRSGFRAEVENQRSLGQLDDLLIYFDERQAGARLSGPAAARIAKTLDSVSDDLGPLPAMIADRARLRTMFASLARTLHVGVLADCFFDPGTAVCLKQATGFKGPLTALCQPTHCPNACITSRHRPAWVRSAQEAADLLKEKRLSTLQRSILQQDLERANAVLAGIDEARSAPGS; from the coding sequence ATGACGGGACTATCGCCAGCCGCTTCCTCCCGGCATTACGAGCGCCCGGTTCTCGCGACCGCTCCGCTGAAGCCTGGTTTTGATCGAGACGCTCTGTCGCGCTACTGTGATCCGAGCTGGGATCTCGGCCCGGCCGTGTTTCGCGAGAGCGCCCGTCGCTGTCACGTCACCGTGCATTTCGGTTCGGTTGAGGATACGGGCGTCCGCGAGGCGTTGCGCGAACTCCTCTATGCCCGGCTGAACGTCGATCTGCCTGGCCATCGCAGGATCCTTCCTCCCGGCAGTGTCCGGCAGGCGTTCAACCGAGCGCGGCGCTTCTTCGATTTCGTGCGTGATGAACTCGGTGTTGTCGATCTTCACCGGGTCGATCAGCCACTTCTGGACCGCTATGCCCGCCATCTCAGTGCCGATCGTGCCCGCCGGCCCGTCATTGTCGCGCAATTATTGGAAGTACCTGCCGATCTCTTCTTCTATCGCGACCATCTGCCCTCCGGAGGACTGAGGTTTCAACCTTGGACCGGAAGATCACCAGCGCGTGTCGCGGGCTATCGTCAAGTCCGGGAGAACCGGACGCCGCGCATTCCCGAGACAATCATCTCACCGTTGCTCGCCTGGTCGATCCGGTATGTCACCAAGTTCGCCGCCGATATCTTCGCAGCCCGCGAGGAGTTGGACAACCTCGAAGCCCACTGCGCCTCACTCATCGAGCAGGACAGCGTTCTCGAACGTAAAGACCGGCGGCGCCAGCAGCGTAAGCGGCTTGAGGACTACTTCGGTCGGTTGCGCAGTGAAGGTCGCGGAGTGCCGGTCTGGGGCACTGCCCATAACGGTATATTTCTCCGGCATCCCGAGACAGGAGAGCTGTCGCCACCCGTCAACGCCCACCTGCTTCACCTGCACATCGGTATCGACACGCTGGCCGAGCCGAAGATGCACATTCAACTCACGAACGGCGCTCCACGCCAGATCAGAGCTGCGGTGCTCGAGCTCGGTGTCGAGACTGGCGGCATGAATACGCCCGTCTCCATTCTTCCAGAGACCGGCAAGCCCTGGCGGTCTCGTTTCGACGCCAGGACCTTGGCGACGGAAGAGCGCATGCTGCAATCAGCAGCGTATATCCTTTGTGCCTATCTGACCGGCATGCGAGATTGCGAAGTCCAGGCGATGCGGCGCGGCTGTCTTTCCGTGGCGCGAAGCAAAGATGGCATGATCATGCGCCACTGCGTTCGATCCGTCGCCTATAAGGGCAAGTCTGCCCGGGGCGAGCCTGCCGAGTGGGTTACCATCGAACCTGTCGCCAGAGCTGTCGAGGTTCTTGAACGCCTGTCTTTTCCGGCCGCCTCCGCCCGCGGCCTCACGACGCTCTGGCCCGTTCTGATCGCAAGGCCTGTTTGCAAGGACCACCTGTCCGCCGAGATCGTCCGCCAACTCAACCGCTTCCGCGACCACCTCAACGATCTTTTCGCCACCCCGGACACGCCGGCGGTCCCGAATGGGCCTGGTGATCAGCCTTGGCGGATCACGACGCGCCAGTTTAGGCGCACGATCGCATGGCACATCGCCAATCGTCCTTTCGGCACCATTGCCGGTATGATCCAGTACAAGCATGCTTCCGTCGCGGCGTTCGAAGGTTATGCCGGCTCGAGCCGATCCGGCTTTCGGGCCGAAGTCGAGAACCAGCGTAGCCTTGGCCAGCTCGATGACCTGTTGATCTATTTCGACGAGCGGCAGGCCGGAGCAAGGCTGTCGGGGCCTGCGGCGGCACGGATCGCAAAGACGCTCGACAGCGTTTCGGATGATCTCGGGCCGCTTCCGGCCATGATCGCTGATCGCGCCCGACTGCGCACCATGTTCGCGAGCCTCGCGCGGACCCTTCATGTCGGCGTGCTGGCGGATTGCTTCTTCGATCCCGGCACGGCCGTCTGTCTGAAGCAGGCCACCGGTTTCAAAGGGCCGCTGACCGCACTCTGCCAGCCAACCCACTGTCCAAATGCCTGTATTACCTCAAGGCACCGGCCAGCATGGGTCCGGTCCGCACAGGAAGCCGCAGACCTGCTGAAGGAGAAGCGGCTGTCCACGCTTCAGCGAAGCATCCTTCAGCAGGATCTTGAGCGGGCGAACGCGGTCCTGGCCGGCATAGACGAAGCCCGATCCGCACCTGGCTCCTGA
- a CDS encoding ArdC family protein translates to MPSTSASVQRADVYSRVTAEIIAAIEQGAGEWRAPWFHNGTSIARPTNISSGKRYRGINTLALWAAGFAAGYGDGLWGTYKQWQDASAQVREGERSTTVVLWSEIRSSRQAENQDDDDGHRRMFARAFSVFNVAQVDGYERPATPVLPEAERLAHAEAFIANLGVETEFGGSEAYYRPSADTVFMPPFTSFRDAASFYGVWLHETGHASGAKHRLDRDLSGRFGSAAYAAEECCVEILSGLVLADLGIAHHPRPDHAAYVATWLKVLKDDPKAIFTAASKAQQAADWMHAQQPQVETMAA, encoded by the coding sequence ATGCCCAGCACATCAGCATCCGTCCAGCGCGCTGACGTCTATTCTCGCGTCACGGCCGAGATCATCGCCGCGATCGAGCAAGGTGCCGGCGAATGGCGTGCGCCCTGGTTCCACAACGGCACCAGCATCGCGCGTCCGACCAACATCTCATCCGGCAAGCGCTATCGCGGCATAAACACGCTGGCGCTCTGGGCCGCAGGTTTCGCCGCCGGATATGGCGATGGTCTCTGGGGCACCTACAAGCAATGGCAGGATGCTAGCGCGCAGGTGCGTGAAGGCGAACGCTCCACCACGGTCGTCCTGTGGAGCGAGATCCGGTCTTCCAGGCAGGCCGAGAACCAAGACGATGATGACGGGCATCGGAGGATGTTCGCCCGTGCGTTCTCCGTCTTCAACGTCGCTCAGGTCGACGGCTACGAGCGCCCAGCGACTCCTGTACTGCCCGAGGCCGAACGCCTCGCCCACGCTGAAGCATTCATCGCAAACTTGGGCGTTGAGACCGAATTCGGCGGGTCGGAAGCCTATTACCGGCCCTCGGCCGACACGGTGTTCATGCCGCCCTTCACCTCGTTTCGCGATGCCGCGTCATTCTACGGCGTCTGGCTGCATGAGACCGGCCATGCCAGTGGTGCAAAACACAGACTCGACCGTGATCTTTCCGGGCGCTTCGGTTCGGCCGCCTACGCCGCCGAAGAATGCTGCGTGGAAATTCTCAGCGGGCTTGTCCTGGCTGACTTGGGGATCGCCCATCATCCGCGCCCCGACCACGCCGCCTATGTTGCCACATGGCTCAAGGTCCTGAAGGACGATCCCAAGGCCATCTTCACCGCTGCGAGCAAGGCGCAGCAGGCTGCCGATTGGATGCACGCTCAGCAGCCCCAAGTAGAGACAATGGCGGCGTGA
- a CDS encoding Lrp/AsnC family transcriptional regulator produces the protein MFQKLDEIDRRILKALQRDGRMQNIDLAKEVGLSPSPCLRRVKVLEEAGVIKRYVAVVDQAKVGLPLSMFSRVWLTAQDAETIDLFIAAMRRLPEVVECYIMLGESDALLRVVVADLDDYRRFQSTHLTRKNGIQSVKTDVPSEVIKQTFALPV, from the coding sequence ATGTTTCAAAAGCTCGATGAGATCGACAGGCGCATCCTGAAGGCTCTTCAACGTGACGGCAGGATGCAAAACATCGATCTGGCTAAGGAGGTCGGCTTGTCGCCTTCCCCTTGCCTTCGGCGGGTGAAGGTCTTGGAGGAGGCGGGGGTCATCAAGCGATACGTCGCGGTTGTCGACCAGGCAAAGGTCGGCCTTCCCCTGTCGATGTTCTCGCGGGTCTGGCTGACGGCGCAGGATGCCGAGACGATTGACCTCTTCATCGCTGCGATGCGACGCCTACCGGAGGTGGTTGAATGCTACATCATGCTGGGGGAGAGTGACGCGCTGCTGCGCGTTGTCGTCGCCGATCTCGATGACTACCGGCGCTTTCAGTCCACGCACCTGACGCGCAAGAACGGTATTCAGTCGGTGAAGACAGACGTGCCGAGCGAGGTCATCAAGCAGACTTTTGCACTTCCGGTTTGA
- a CDS encoding LysE family translocator: MNAHLLLLFSATVLPLICTPGPDMLFIASQAVSGGSRAGLRSTLGVVLGYGVHSLLVALGLAAVVAASPVLFEAIRWIGIAYLLFLAYKLIRSAMQSQDIAVSGRKVENQLSKGFLTALLNPKGMMIYVAILPQFMDHQAGNVTLQAISLSLAFMFWCAVVYSILSLTLSRLGGGHLNDKKRRLIDGTAGGMILLAAGFMASAQR, encoded by the coding sequence ATGAACGCACATCTGCTCCTACTCTTTTCCGCCACGGTTCTGCCACTGATCTGCACGCCTGGCCCCGACATGCTCTTCATCGCGTCCCAGGCTGTGTCCGGGGGATCGCGAGCAGGGCTTCGCTCAACGCTCGGCGTGGTGCTGGGCTATGGCGTTCATTCCCTTTTGGTCGCCCTTGGACTTGCCGCCGTCGTCGCGGCCTCTCCCGTCCTGTTCGAGGCGATCAGATGGATCGGTATCGCCTATCTGCTCTTCCTCGCCTACAAGCTCATCAGATCAGCCATGCAGTCTCAGGACATCGCCGTATCCGGGCGGAAGGTCGAGAACCAGCTTTCCAAGGGCTTCCTGACGGCGCTCCTGAACCCAAAGGGTATGATGATCTACGTCGCCATCCTCCCCCAGTTCATGGACCATCAGGCGGGCAACGTGACCTTACAAGCCATAAGCCTGTCTCTCGCGTTCATGTTCTGGTGTGCGGTCGTTTACTCGATCCTGAGCCTTACCTTGTCCCGTCTCGGCGGTGGCCACCTCAATGACAAGAAGCGCAGGTTGATTGACGGAACGGCGGGCGGAATGATCCTGCTGGCCGCTGGGTTCATGGCATCTGCACAGCGCTAG
- a CDS encoding DUF736 domain-containing protein — MATIGTFTSTENGFTGSIRTLALNVKARIARVENPSDKGPQFRVYAGSVELGAAWQKTSEQGRDYLSVKLDDPSFPAPIYATLAEVEGEDGLQLIWSRPNRD; from the coding sequence ATGGCAACCATCGGCACATTCACCTCCACCGAAAACGGCTTCACCGGCTCCATCCGCACGCTCGCCCTCAACGTCAAGGCCCGCATCGCCCGGGTCGAGAACCCCTCCGACAAGGGCCCGCAGTTCCGCGTCTACGCCGGCAGCGTCGAGCTGGGTGCCGCCTGGCAGAAAACCTCCGAACAGGGCCGCGACTATCTCTCAGTCAAGCTCGACGATCCGAGCTTCCCAGCTCCGATCTACGCAACGCTCGCCGAAGTTGAAGGCGAGGATGGCCTCCAGCTCATCTGGTCGCGCCCGAACCGGGACTGA
- a CDS encoding thermonuclease family protein: MELQKNDHSLRPEFRYPVRKIIVAIAVSGCALGAHIFGIVPVAEAASLVISPETTYRKCFGGDRFACVVDGDTLWIEGAKIRIADIDAPEISEPKCATELALGNRATDRLIELVNQGTFELRAWPGRDEDRYGRKLRVLIRDGRSLGDILVSEGLARTWTGRRQPWC; encoded by the coding sequence ATGGAATTGCAGAAGAATGACCATAGCCTTCGGCCAGAGTTCCGTTATCCCGTGAGAAAGATCATCGTCGCGATCGCAGTATCCGGCTGTGCGCTGGGCGCTCACATATTTGGGATCGTTCCAGTCGCCGAGGCTGCGAGCTTGGTCATCAGTCCGGAGACAACATACCGGAAATGTTTCGGTGGTGATCGCTTCGCCTGCGTCGTGGACGGAGATACTCTCTGGATTGAGGGCGCAAAAATCCGCATTGCCGATATCGACGCTCCCGAGATCAGCGAGCCGAAGTGCGCAACAGAGCTGGCGCTGGGAAATAGAGCGACCGATCGCCTGATCGAACTGGTCAATCAGGGTACCTTCGAGCTTCGCGCATGGCCCGGACGCGACGAAGACAGATATGGTCGCAAGCTCCGCGTCCTCATCCGTGACGGCAGGAGCCTCGGTGATATCCTCGTATCGGAAGGCCTGGCCAGAACCTGGACGGGCCGTAGACAGCCCTGGTGCTGA
- a CDS encoding WGR domain-containing protein: protein MAVGYRGRIVTGIGEDHSRASFASANRAVRQRRTAPRSFCPYFTKLNRSATIDSQLSLDAWARLRDSLTMIAQPYRLYIERTDAENNMARFYAMSIEPTLFGEACLMRRWGRIGTRGQLKVHHFEQEKDAVELFLDLVRQKRHRGYRTINSAQHTYRDSLQRP from the coding sequence ATGGCAGTCGGCTATCGCGGGAGGATCGTTACCGGGATCGGCGAAGACCACAGCCGGGCTTCGTTCGCTTCAGCGAATAGAGCCGTACGCCAAAGGCGGACCGCCCCGCGCTCCTTCTGTCCATACTTCACAAAACTGAATCGTTCCGCGACCATCGATTCACAACTGTCGTTGGACGCATGGGCCCGATTGCGCGATTCTCTCACCATGATCGCCCAGCCATATCGCCTCTATATCGAACGCACGGACGCCGAGAACAACATGGCGCGCTTCTATGCCATGTCGATCGAACCGACCCTCTTCGGAGAGGCCTGTCTTATGCGGCGCTGGGGACGCATCGGAACCAGAGGCCAGCTAAAGGTTCATCACTTCGAGCAAGAGAAAGACGCGGTTGAATTGTTCCTCGATCTCGTCAGGCAAAAACGCCACCGGGGATACCGTACAATCAACTCGGCACAACATACGTACCGGGATAGCTTGCAGCGGCCTTAG
- the traG gene encoding Ti-type conjugative transfer system protein TraG: MTANRILLAVVPMLMMIAIALALLGIEQWLASFGKTAEAKLTLGRIGLSLPYIASAAIGLIFLLSAQGSVNIKTAGWGVAAGSGAVIAIAVVREGMRLSQFAGQAPAARSILSYVDPATMTGAAAALFSGMFALRVAVIGNAAFSRSEPKRIRGKRALHGEAEWMKLPEAEKLFADGGGIVIGERYRVDRDSTAALSFRADKPETWGAGGKSPLLCFDGSFGSSHGIVFAGSGGFKTTSVTIPTALKWGGTLIVLDPSNEVAPMVKAHRSEAGRDVIVLDPKDPDIGFNALDWIGQHGGTKEEDIAAVASWIMSESGRASGVRDDFFRASGLQLLTAIIADVCLSGHTEKKDQTLRTVRINLSEPEPKLRARLQEIYDNSESDFVKENVAAFVNMTPETFSGVYANAIKETHWLSYPNYAGLVSGSTFSTDDIASGTTDVFVALDLKTLETHGGLARVIIGSFLNAIYNRDGAMPGRALFLLDEVARLGFMRILETARDAGRKYGITLLMIYQSIGQMRETYGGRDATSKWFESASWISFSAINDPETADYISRRCGTTTVEIDQVSRSVQARGSSRTRSKQLASRPLIQPHEVLRMRADEQIVFTGGNAPLRCGRAMWFRRADMKSCVGDNRFHGKREPLEIKV, encoded by the coding sequence ATGACAGCGAATAGGATCCTGCTCGCCGTTGTCCCGATGCTGATGATGATAGCCATCGCCCTCGCGTTGCTGGGGATCGAACAGTGGCTCGCCAGTTTCGGAAAAACGGCAGAGGCCAAATTGACCCTCGGCCGAATCGGACTGTCGCTGCCCTATATCGCAAGTGCTGCGATCGGGCTGATCTTTCTCCTCAGTGCCCAGGGATCGGTCAACATCAAGACCGCAGGGTGGGGCGTCGCTGCCGGATCGGGCGCCGTCATCGCCATTGCCGTCGTTCGGGAAGGAATGCGGCTTTCGCAATTTGCCGGACAGGCGCCTGCGGCCAGGTCGATCCTGTCCTACGTCGACCCGGCAACAATGACAGGTGCTGCCGCAGCTCTGTTCTCTGGCATGTTCGCGCTGCGCGTCGCGGTGATCGGCAACGCCGCATTCTCGCGTTCCGAGCCGAAACGCATCCGCGGTAAACGCGCGCTGCATGGCGAGGCGGAATGGATGAAACTGCCGGAAGCAGAGAAACTGTTCGCAGACGGCGGCGGCATCGTGATCGGCGAGCGGTATCGTGTCGATCGCGACAGCACGGCGGCACTCTCGTTTCGGGCCGATAAGCCTGAGACATGGGGCGCCGGGGGCAAGTCACCGCTGCTCTGCTTCGATGGTTCGTTCGGATCGTCACATGGCATCGTTTTCGCCGGCTCCGGCGGTTTCAAGACTACGTCGGTGACAATTCCAACGGCGCTGAAATGGGGCGGCACGTTGATCGTACTTGATCCATCCAATGAGGTGGCGCCGATGGTCAAGGCGCACCGGAGCGAAGCCGGCCGTGATGTGATCGTGCTTGACCCGAAGGATCCGGATATCGGGTTCAATGCCCTGGACTGGATCGGTCAGCATGGCGGGACGAAGGAAGAGGATATCGCTGCGGTCGCCTCGTGGATCATGAGCGAAAGCGGCCGCGCCAGCGGCGTACGGGACGATTTCTTTCGGGCATCCGGCTTGCAGTTGCTGACGGCGATCATCGCCGATGTCTGCCTCTCGGGTCATACGGAAAAAAAGGATCAGACGCTGCGGACCGTGCGCATCAACCTCTCGGAACCGGAGCCGAAGCTGCGCGCGCGGCTTCAGGAAATCTACGACAACTCCGAGTCCGATTTTGTGAAGGAGAACGTGGCAGCGTTCGTGAACATGACGCCCGAAACCTTCTCCGGTGTCTATGCCAACGCGATCAAAGAAACACATTGGCTGAGCTATCCGAACTATGCCGGTCTCGTGTCCGGTTCGACCTTTTCGACCGATGACATCGCGTCGGGAACGACCGACGTGTTCGTCGCACTGGATCTCAAAACGCTGGAAACCCACGGAGGTCTGGCGCGGGTGATCATCGGCTCATTCCTGAACGCCATCTATAATCGTGACGGGGCGATGCCGGGACGCGCTCTGTTCCTTCTCGACGAGGTCGCTCGCCTGGGTTTCATGAGAATCCTTGAGACGGCACGCGATGCCGGCCGCAAGTACGGGATCACGCTTCTCATGATCTATCAGTCGATCGGCCAGATGCGCGAAACCTATGGCGGACGCGACGCCACCAGCAAGTGGTTCGAAAGCGCGAGCTGGATCAGTTTCTCAGCGATCAACGATCCGGAGACCGCGGACTATATCTCCCGGCGTTGTGGAACAACGACGGTCGAGATCGACCAGGTCAGCCGCAGCGTTCAGGCGAGGGGTTCGTCACGAACCCGATCAAAGCAACTTGCCAGCCGACCATTGATCCAGCCGCACGAAGTCCTGCGCATGCGTGCCGATGAGCAGATTGTGTTCACCGGGGGAAATGCGCCGCTTCGATGCGGTCGCGCGATGTGGTTCCGGCGAGCCGACATGAAGTCCTGCGTTGGCGATAACCGCTTCCATGGAAAACGTGAGCCATTGGAAATCAAGGTCTGA
- a CDS encoding type IV conjugative transfer system coupling protein TraD, translated as MQRLTTAEARKKDAREKIELGGLIVKAGLRYEKRALLLGLLIEAKTRIKADEAERSRLIAIGAEAFGNDSE; from the coding sequence ATGCAGCGGCTGACCACAGCAGAGGCAAGAAAGAAGGATGCTCGCGAGAAGATCGAATTGGGCGGCCTGATCGTCAAAGCAGGCCTGCGCTATGAAAAACGCGCGCTGTTGCTCGGTCTGTTGATCGAAGCGAAGACGAGGATCAAGGCCGATGAGGCGGAGCGATCCCGTCTGATCGCAATCGGCGCGGAGGCATTCGGCAATGACAGCGAATAG
- the traC gene encoding conjugal transfer protein TraC, with amino-acid sequence MKKPTSKIREELARLQEQLKQAETRDAERIGRIALKAGLGEIEIDDADLQAAFEEVAKRFRGGRAGSNGKEKSAAGTTGTSTATSLSAGAAAGQAGEA; translated from the coding sequence ATGAAGAAGCCAACGTCGAAAATCCGCGAAGAACTTGCCCGCCTGCAGGAACAGCTGAAGCAGGCGGAAACACGCGACGCCGAACGCATCGGCCGCATTGCGCTGAAGGCGGGGCTCGGAGAGATCGAAATCGACGACGCCGATCTTCAGGCGGCGTTCGAGGAGGTGGCGAAGCGGTTTCGCGGAGGTAGAGCCGGATCGAACGGAAAGGAAAAGAGTGCCGCTGGAACGACCGGAACGTCGACGGCCACGTCGCTCAGTGCTGGCGCGGCTGCGGGCCAGGCTGGCGAGGCTTGA